In Marinifilum sp. JC120, the genomic stretch ACCTTAACATTCCGCCCAAACATCATCCGCGCAAATCCCTGCGCTACCTGAACCGCCCCAGGATCATTCACGCTGAAGAAAATCTTATCTCCATTGTCTTTGACCATGGAACCATTCTTCAAAGTGTAGAGCACGTTTCCGGAGGAATCAACGCGCCAGTTCATTTGATCCAAATTACGCTTTCTGGGATCGTCGGTGCGCTTGGCTTCTTCGGCCTGCAACTGGAGCATCTTGGAGATGGACAACAGCCTGCGCTTGTCTTTCCACGCCAAGCTTGAGTCTGATCTGAACTGACTCTGCTTAAGCTTCAGTTCAGATACTTTTGATGCCGGGGAATCAAAAACAGG encodes the following:
- a CDS encoding relaxase, producing the protein PVFDSPASKVSELKLKQSQFRSDSSLAWKDKRRLLSISKMLQLQAEEAKRTDDPRKRNLDQMNWRVDSSGNVLYTLKNGSMVKDNGDKIFFSVNDPGAVQVAQGFARMMFGRNVKV